The genomic DNA CGGCAGCAAATCACCGCAGCCATTCACTGTCCGCTCATGGCGTGAGCACAAGGGACTTATCCTCTTGAAGCTTCAAGGTGTTGATGATCGAAATCGCGCCGAGGAGATTCGGGGATGGACCGTGCTCGTGCACGAGGATGACCTGCCCGATCTGGAAGAAGGGGAACACTACCTCTACCAGATGATGGGCTGCCGCGTCGTGCTTGAGGATGGTACCGTCGTCGGTGTGCTTGAAAACTTTTTCGAGACCGCCGAGCAGGATACGTGGGTCATCGCCAGCGAAGAAGGCCGGGAAGTTCTGCTGCCCGCAGTGCCGGAATTCGTGGTAGACGTCGATCTCGACGCGGAAGTCATCACCATTGACCCGCCCGAAGGATTGCTCGACATCTACCTGAATCCCGAGCCGCCCAAGAAGAAAAAGAAGCGCAAGCGTCCTTCCGGTCGGCAGAAAGCCGAAGGGAAGTAGGGAGCGTCTCCGACGGCCTAAGAACCTTTCGAGAAAGGTTCTTAGGGATCTCCAAAGCTTTTTGGTTCGCTTCGCGGGTGTGTGCGAACGTGAGCAGGTGTGCTCCTTTATTTAAACAACTTTGCGCCGATAGGCGCAGAATGGGATTCTTAAGGGTATAGCCCTTAAGCCGCCGGAGGCGAAGTCACCTGACAATCGCGCCGTAGGCGCATCCCACCCTGATTGAAAAAAATGAGCGGACAAATGAATTTCCATCTCGTTTCCATATTTCCGCACTACTTTGATTCTCCGCTTTCGTCGGGTCTCATGGGCAAGGCCGTGGACAACGGGCTGGTCAATCTCGACTACGTGGACGTGCGCCATTTTGCCGGGGGCATTCACAAATCCGTGGACGACCGGCCATTCGGCGGCGGACCGGGCATGCTGCTCAAGCTCGACCCTATGGTCAAGGCGCTCGACTCCATCGAGTCTCCGGGCCGCATCATCATGCTCTCGCCGCGTGGTAAACCGCTCTCACAGGCCCGTGTGCGCGAGTTGTCGCAGGAAGAGGACATCACCCTTATCTCGGGCCGGTATGAGGGCATAGACGAGCGCCTGCTTGATCTCTATCCCATTGAACTGGTCAGCGTGGGGGATTTCGTACTCAACGGCGGTGAGGCCGGTGCCGTCTGTCTCATGGAGGCTGTGGCGCGTCTGCTGCCCGAATTCATGGGGCATACCGATTCCGGCGAAGAGGAAAGCTTCTCCGCAGGGCTGCTCGAATATCCGCACTACACCCGCCCGGACGACTGGGACGGACACAAGGTGCCGGAGGTGCTGCGCGGCGGCGACCACGGCAAGATAGCTCAGTGGCGGCGTGAATGCTCGCTGGAGACCACCCTTGAGGATCGCCCCGACGTTTTGCCGGAAGCGAGCCTCACGGTTGAAGACATAGATTATCTGCGGACCCTGTCGCGTACCCGGCTGGGCCGCAATCTGTATATCGCACTGGTTCATTATCCGGTGATGAACAAATTTGGGGAAAAAGTGGCTGTTTCCGTGACCAACCTCGACCTGCACGACATGTCGCGGGTGGCGCGGAGTTACGGTCTGGGGGGCTTTTATGCCACCACCCCGATAGAAGACCAGAAGGCGTTGGCTCATAAGCTGCTGACCCACTGGAAGGACGGCGCAGGCAGTGCCGCCAATCCGGATCGGGCCGAGGCGTTTTCCAAGGTCAAGGTTTTTGACGATATTGAGTCGGCAGTACTTGACATCGAGGCACAAACAGGGCAATGTCCCCGCCTCGCGGCCACGTCAGCACGGCTGGATCGTCGCAAGAAAGCAGAGCCTGCGCTCACCTATAAGGAAGTGCAAAGCTGGCTTGCCAACTCTCCGGTTTTATTGATTTTTGGAACTGGACACGGTTTGGCTGAAGAAGTCCTCTCCAAAACGGAGGGCATATTGCGCCCTGTCAGGTATTTGGATGACTACAACCATCTGTCGGTGCGAAGCGCGGTCGCAATCATTGTCGACCGGCTCATCGCGGATGAGTACTAAGAATTAGGAGATTGTCATGAACATCATCAAGCAGATTGAATCCGAGCACATTCGTCTCGACATGCCCGA from uncultured Pseudodesulfovibrio sp. includes the following:
- the trmD gene encoding tRNA (guanosine(37)-N1)-methyltransferase TrmD — translated: MNFHLVSIFPHYFDSPLSSGLMGKAVDNGLVNLDYVDVRHFAGGIHKSVDDRPFGGGPGMLLKLDPMVKALDSIESPGRIIMLSPRGKPLSQARVRELSQEEDITLISGRYEGIDERLLDLYPIELVSVGDFVLNGGEAGAVCLMEAVARLLPEFMGHTDSGEEESFSAGLLEYPHYTRPDDWDGHKVPEVLRGGDHGKIAQWRRECSLETTLEDRPDVLPEASLTVEDIDYLRTLSRTRLGRNLYIALVHYPVMNKFGEKVAVSVTNLDLHDMSRVARSYGLGGFYATTPIEDQKALAHKLLTHWKDGAGSAANPDRAEAFSKVKVFDDIESAVLDIEAQTGQCPRLAATSARLDRRKKAEPALTYKEVQSWLANSPVLLIFGTGHGLAEEVLSKTEGILRPVRYLDDYNHLSVRSAVAIIVDRLIADEY
- the rimM gene encoding ribosome maturation factor RimM (Essential for efficient processing of 16S rRNA) codes for the protein MTHNRSKGFVAVGGVVKPHGIRGEFCIKSYADSPSLFSRVGALFLQDGSKSPQPFTVRSWREHKGLILLKLQGVDDRNRAEEIRGWTVLVHEDDLPDLEEGEHYLYQMMGCRVVLEDGTVVGVLENFFETAEQDTWVIASEEGREVLLPAVPEFVVDVDLDAEVITIDPPEGLLDIYLNPEPPKKKKKRKRPSGRQKAEGK